A genomic segment from Paramixta manurensis encodes:
- a CDS encoding SpoVR family protein — translation MTTLFDDPIKDSKRLSDGPDWTFELLDVYLAEIDRVAKHYRLDTYPHQIEVITSEQMMDAYSSVGMPINYTHWSFGKKFIETEQRYKHGQQGLAYEIVINSDPCIAYLMEENTITMQALVMAHACYGHNSFFKNNYLFRSWTDASSIVDYLLFARNYIAECEERYGVEEVERLLDSCHALMNYGVDRYKRPQKISLQEEKARQKSREEYLQSQVNTLWRTLPRREKEEVQPEAMRFPSEPQENLLYFMEKNAPLLEPWQREVLRIVRKVSQYFYPQKQTQVMNEGWATFWHYTILNHLYDEGKVSERFMLEFLHSHTNVVYQPPYNSQWYNGINPYALGFAMFQDIKRICQSPTEEDRYWFPDIAGKDWLETLHFAMREFKDESFISQFLSPKVMRDFRLFTVLDDDRNNYLEIAAIHDEAGYRAIRQQLSAQYNLSNLEPNIQVYNVDLRGDRSLTLRYVPNDRAPLDKSRREVLKHVHRLWGFDIQLEQQNEDGSSDILDRCPPRPGTL, via the coding sequence ATGACGACTTTATTTGACGATCCGATTAAGGACAGCAAACGACTCAGTGACGGACCTGACTGGACTTTCGAACTCCTTGACGTCTATCTGGCGGAAATTGATCGGGTAGCGAAACACTACCGTTTAGATACTTACCCCCATCAAATAGAGGTAATTACCTCGGAACAGATGATGGATGCCTATTCAAGCGTCGGTATGCCGATTAATTACACCCACTGGTCCTTCGGCAAAAAATTCATCGAAACCGAGCAACGCTATAAACACGGTCAGCAAGGGTTAGCGTATGAGATAGTGATCAATTCGGACCCTTGTATCGCCTACCTGATGGAAGAAAACACCATTACCATGCAGGCGTTGGTGATGGCGCATGCCTGTTATGGACATAACTCCTTCTTTAAGAACAACTATCTCTTCCGTAGCTGGACGGATGCCAGCTCAATCGTCGATTATTTACTGTTCGCGCGTAACTATATTGCCGAGTGCGAAGAGCGCTACGGCGTGGAGGAAGTGGAGCGCTTGCTGGACTCTTGCCATGCACTGATGAATTACGGTGTTGATCGCTATAAACGCCCGCAAAAAATCTCATTACAGGAAGAGAAAGCCCGGCAAAAAAGCCGGGAAGAATATTTGCAAAGCCAGGTCAATACGCTGTGGCGCACCCTGCCCCGGCGCGAGAAAGAAGAGGTGCAGCCGGAGGCGATGCGTTTCCCTTCTGAGCCGCAAGAAAATCTACTCTACTTTATGGAGAAGAACGCGCCATTGCTGGAGCCATGGCAGCGAGAAGTGCTGCGCATCGTGCGTAAGGTAAGCCAATATTTCTACCCGCAGAAGCAGACCCAAGTCATGAATGAGGGTTGGGCAACCTTTTGGCATTACACCATCCTTAACCATTTGTATGATGAAGGAAAAGTTTCCGAGCGCTTTATGCTGGAGTTCCTGCATAGCCATACCAACGTGGTGTATCAGCCGCCTTATAATAGCCAGTGGTATAACGGGATTAACCCCTATGCATTGGGGTTCGCCATGTTTCAGGACATTAAACGCATTTGCCAATCTCCTACCGAGGAAGATCGCTATTGGTTCCCGGATATTGCCGGGAAAGATTGGCTGGAGACGTTGCATTTCGCGATGCGTGAATTTAAGGACGAGAGCTTTATTAGTCAATTTTTGTCGCCCAAAGTGATGCGTGATTTCCGGTTATTTACCGTGTTAGATGATGACCGAAATAACTATCTGGAAATTGCGGCTATCCATGATGAAGCAGGCTATCGCGCTATTCGCCAGCAATTGTCGGCTCAATATAATTTGAGCAACCTGGAGCCGAACATTCAAGTGTATAACGTTGACCTGCGCGGCGACCGCTCGCTCACTTTACGCTATGTGCCGAATGATCGTGCGCCATTGGATAAAAGCAGACGGGAAGTATTGAAACACGTTCACCGGCTGTGGGGGTTTGATATACAGCTTGAGCAGCAAAATGAGGACGGCAGCAGCGACATTCTTGACCGCTGTCCGCCGCGCCCCGGAACACTGTAA
- the fadR gene encoding fatty acid metabolism transcriptional regulator FadR: MVIKAQSPAGFAEEYIIESIWNSRFPPGSILPAERELSELIGVTRTTLREVLQRLARDGWLTIQHGKPTRVNDFWETSGLNILETLARLDHDSVPQLIDNLLSVRTNISSIFIRRAVSHHPDKAKVVLETAVGVEDQADAYTELDYSIFRGLAFASGNPIYGLILNGLKGLYTRVGRHYFSNPEARKLALTFYQQLRAFCERGETESVVDAVREYGRRSGEIWHSMQKTMPTDIAHQRR, from the coding sequence ATGGTCATTAAGGCGCAAAGTCCGGCTGGTTTCGCGGAAGAGTATATTATTGAAAGTATTTGGAATAGTCGTTTTCCACCAGGATCCATTCTCCCCGCTGAACGCGAGCTCTCTGAGCTCATTGGCGTAACGCGGACAACATTGCGTGAAGTCCTGCAACGTTTGGCGCGTGATGGATGGTTAACCATCCAGCATGGTAAGCCAACGCGTGTTAACGATTTTTGGGAAACCTCGGGGCTTAATATCCTTGAAACGCTAGCGCGTCTCGACCACGATAGCGTACCGCAACTTATCGATAATTTACTGTCGGTGCGAACCAATATTTCATCAATATTTATTCGTCGCGCGGTGAGTCACCATCCCGATAAGGCAAAAGTCGTGTTGGAGACTGCGGTCGGGGTCGAAGATCAGGCAGATGCCTATACCGAACTGGATTACAGTATTTTTCGCGGTCTGGCGTTCGCGTCAGGTAACCCGATTTATGGCTTAATTCTTAATGGGTTAAAAGGGCTGTATACGCGCGTCGGAAGACACTATTTCTCTAACCCGGAGGCGCGTAAGCTGGCGTTGACCTTTTACCAGCAGTTGCGCGCATTTTGCGAACGTGGCGAGACAGAGAGCGTCGTAGACGCAGTGCGTGAATATGGTCGTCGCAGCGGAGAGATTTGGCACAGTATGCAAAAAACCATGCCAACCGATATAGCGCACCAGCGTCGTTAA
- the dsbB gene encoding disulfide bond formation protein DsbB: protein MLRFLNQCSRGRGAWLLLAFTAFVLEMVALYFQHVMMLKPCVMCIYERCALFGVMGAGIVGAIAPKTPLRFAALLIWLYSAVEGLRLSYEHTMIQLHPNPFVTCDFAARFPSWLPLNQWFPGIFVASGDCAEKQWSFLTLGMPQWLIVVFGVFLLIALLVLLAQFFKPKRRDLFTR from the coding sequence ATGTTGCGATTTTTAAATCAATGCTCCAGAGGACGTGGCGCCTGGTTGTTATTGGCATTTACCGCCTTCGTATTGGAGATGGTGGCGCTCTATTTTCAGCACGTAATGATGCTAAAACCCTGCGTCATGTGTATTTACGAGCGCTGTGCGTTATTCGGCGTGATGGGCGCGGGGATTGTTGGTGCCATTGCACCCAAGACGCCATTACGTTTTGCCGCCTTATTGATTTGGCTGTATAGCGCCGTTGAAGGGCTACGCCTGTCTTACGAACATACGATGATCCAGCTCCATCCGAACCCGTTTGTGACCTGTGATTTTGCCGCTCGCTTCCCGTCATGGCTGCCATTGAACCAGTGGTTCCCGGGCATCTTCGTTGCCTCTGGCGACTGCGCGGAGAAACAGTGGTCATTTTTAACCTTAGGCATGCCACAATGGTTAATCGTGGTGTTTGGCGTCTTTTTACTGATCGCCCTGCTGGTGTTACTGGCGCAATTTTTCAAGCCTAAACGCCGCGATCTGTTCACTCGCTAA
- a CDS encoding YcgN family cysteine cluster protein — MTDTPFWQHKRLEQMSDEEWESLCDGCGQCCLNKLQDADTDEIYFTNVACNQLNIKTCQCRNYERRFEYEEDCIKLTRDNLPTFSWLPPSCAYRLLAEGKPLPVWHPLRTGSKAAMHAERISVRHIAVRESEVVDWEDHIMNRPSWAK; from the coding sequence ATGACTGATACCCCTTTCTGGCAGCATAAGCGGCTTGAGCAGATGAGCGATGAGGAATGGGAGTCCTTATGTGATGGCTGCGGGCAGTGTTGTCTGAATAAGTTGCAGGACGCCGATACCGATGAGATCTATTTCACCAACGTCGCTTGCAACCAACTCAATATTAAAACCTGCCAGTGTCGTAACTATGAGCGCCGTTTCGAATATGAAGAGGATTGCATCAAGTTAACGCGCGATAATTTGCCGACCTTCTCCTGGCTGCCGCCCAGTTGTGCTTATCGGCTACTGGCGGAAGGGAAGCCATTACCGGTCTGGCATCCGTTGCGGACCGGTTCGAAAGCGGCGATGCATGCCGAGCGTATTTCGGTTCGGCATATTGCAGTACGTGAAAGTGAGGTGGTGGATTGGGAAGACCACATCATGAACCGGCCGAGCTGGGCAAAATAA
- a CDS encoding fumarylacetoacetate hydrolase family protein: MYQHRDWQGALLDYPVSKVVCVGSNYAKHIKEMGSATPTEPVVFIKPETALCDLRQPLSIPKEFGSVHHEVELAVLIGATLKQASEEHVVKAIAGYGVALDLTLRDVQAGLKKAGQPWEKAKGFDNSCPLSGFIPVGEFDGDVQNTELKLVVNGEVRQHGTTADMITPILPLIAYMSQFFTLRAGDVILTGTPEGVGPMHAGDKLEVSLAGHGIATRVL, translated from the coding sequence ATGTATCAGCATCGTGACTGGCAGGGCGCTTTGTTAGATTATCCGGTTAGTAAAGTGGTGTGTGTCGGCAGTAATTACGCTAAGCATATTAAAGAGATGGGGAGCGCCACGCCGACTGAGCCCGTGGTGTTTATTAAACCCGAAACGGCGCTGTGCGATCTGCGCCAGCCGCTGTCAATTCCAAAAGAGTTTGGTTCAGTGCATCATGAAGTGGAGTTAGCGGTATTAATCGGCGCGACTTTGAAGCAAGCGTCGGAAGAGCATGTGGTGAAAGCTATCGCCGGTTACGGTGTGGCGCTTGATTTGACCTTACGTGATGTGCAGGCGGGGTTAAAAAAAGCCGGTCAACCGTGGGAGAAGGCCAAAGGGTTTGATAATTCTTGCCCACTCTCCGGGTTTATCCCGGTTGGCGAATTTGACGGCGATGTCCAAAATACAGAACTGAAGCTGGTGGTTAATGGCGAAGTGCGTCAGCACGGCACCACCGCCGATATGATTACGCCAATTCTGCCGTTAATTGCTTATATGAGCCAGTTTTTCACGCTACGTGCCGGCGACGTTATCTTAACCGGTACGCCGGAAGGCGTCGGGCCAATGCACGCTGGCGATAAGCTGGAAGTGTCGCTGGCAGGCCATGGTATTGCCACCCGCGTACTCTAA
- a CDS encoding lytic murein transglycosylase, translated as MKQPVLSAIMFSLLLAGCAGKNRPAMAEPQSAPPSTPSSTAAPSSGGFLQPPTGKTTLAQEGRNPAEFPGYVEQLKAQARAQGVDQATIAAAFAEVHFVDRVIKSDRNQPEKNITLDDYLSRVLTAGKIAQARDSVKSYQGDLAPVSQQYGVPPQYIVALWAMESQFGKIQGKEDIISALSTLAFEGRRETFFTQELIAALKIIQQGHIDASEMKGSWAGAMGQNQFMPSSYLRYGADGDGDGKIDIWHNEADVFASTANYLAKEGWKNGEGWGREVVLPVDFVQQQAGLKTGQAKTVGEWEKLGVRLTDSVNLPDTSQRAWIILPDDMQGRAFMVYDNFRTIMRWNRSYYFAISIGKMADAIAQ; from the coding sequence ATGAAGCAACCCGTTCTGAGCGCCATCATGTTTTCTCTCCTGCTGGCGGGATGTGCCGGTAAAAATCGTCCGGCGATGGCGGAACCGCAGAGCGCGCCGCCATCCACCCCCTCATCCACGGCGGCGCCGTCATCTGGCGGTTTCCTTCAACCGCCAACCGGCAAGACTACGCTGGCGCAGGAAGGCCGGAATCCGGCAGAGTTTCCCGGCTATGTTGAACAGTTAAAGGCGCAAGCACGTGCGCAAGGGGTTGATCAAGCAACGATTGCGGCCGCATTTGCCGAGGTGCATTTTGTCGATCGGGTCATAAAATCAGATCGCAATCAGCCGGAGAAAAATATCACGCTGGATGACTATCTCAGCCGGGTTTTGACCGCCGGGAAAATCGCGCAGGCACGCGACAGTGTAAAAAGTTATCAAGGCGACCTCGCGCCGGTTAGCCAACAATATGGCGTGCCGCCGCAATACATTGTCGCGCTGTGGGCGATGGAGAGTCAGTTTGGCAAGATCCAGGGAAAAGAGGACATCATCTCTGCGCTGTCAACGCTGGCTTTTGAAGGGCGTCGTGAAACGTTCTTCACTCAAGAGCTGATCGCCGCGCTGAAAATTATCCAGCAAGGCCATATTGATGCCTCTGAGATGAAAGGGTCATGGGCTGGCGCCATGGGGCAAAACCAATTTATGCCAAGCTCATACCTGCGTTACGGCGCAGATGGTGATGGCGACGGTAAAATCGATATTTGGCATAACGAAGCCGATGTGTTTGCTTCAACGGCCAATTATTTGGCGAAAGAGGGATGGAAAAACGGCGAAGGCTGGGGGCGTGAAGTTGTGCTGCCGGTGGATTTTGTTCAGCAGCAGGCTGGCTTGAAAACCGGGCAAGCGAAAACAGTGGGTGAGTGGGAGAAACTGGGCGTGCGGCTGACCGATAGCGTGAACTTACCGGACACTTCACAACGGGCCTGGATCATTTTGCCGGATGATATGCAGGGACGTGCATTCATGGTTTATGACAATTTCCGTACCATTATGCGCTGGAATCGATCTTATTATTTTGCCATTAGTATTGGCAAAATGGCTGATGCTATCGCACAGTAA
- a CDS encoding YcgL domain-containing protein: MFCVIYRSPLRDQTYLYVEKKDDFSRVPEALLRGFGRPQFAMMLPLDGRKKLVNADIEKVKTALQEQGYYLQLPPPAESLLKRHLENSK, from the coding sequence ATGTTTTGTGTGATCTATAGAAGCCCGTTGCGCGACCAAACTTACCTTTATGTAGAAAAAAAAGACGATTTTTCGCGCGTGCCGGAAGCCCTGTTACGCGGTTTCGGCAGGCCACAGTTCGCCATGATGCTCCCGCTGGATGGCCGCAAGAAACTGGTGAATGCGGATATTGAGAAAGTGAAAACCGCATTACAAGAACAGGGCTATTATTTACAACTTCCACCGCCCGCTGAAAGTCTACTTAAACGTCATCTGGAAAATAGTAAATAA
- the minC gene encoding septum site-determining protein MinC, translating to MSQTPIEFKGSSFTLSVVHLHHTQPEVVRQALQDKIDQAPGFLKNAPVVLNVATLTGDVNWKEMQQAIAATGLRIVGISGCKDEALKRMIVRAGLPVLSEGKGQKKSVEPEPLVQVQPPVETPVAKTRVINTPVRSGQQIYARNADLIVTNSVSAGAELVADGNIHIYGMMRGRALAGAGGDRDCQIFCTSLSAELVSIAGEYWIMDQIPAEFFGKASRLCLKDGALTIQTLN from the coding sequence ATGTCGCAAACGCCAATCGAGTTTAAAGGCAGTAGTTTCACACTGTCTGTTGTTCATTTACACCACACTCAACCCGAGGTGGTTCGTCAGGCGCTACAGGACAAGATTGACCAGGCTCCCGGCTTTCTGAAAAACGCGCCGGTCGTTCTGAACGTGGCCACACTGACCGGCGACGTCAACTGGAAAGAGATGCAGCAGGCGATTGCGGCTACCGGCCTACGTATCGTCGGCATAAGCGGCTGTAAGGATGAGGCGTTAAAGCGCATGATCGTCCGCGCCGGGTTGCCGGTGTTATCGGAAGGTAAAGGGCAGAAGAAAAGTGTCGAACCTGAACCGCTGGTACAGGTTCAGCCTCCGGTGGAAACCCCAGTAGCGAAAACGCGGGTGATCAATACACCAGTGCGTTCTGGTCAACAAATTTACGCACGTAATGCCGACCTGATTGTCACCAACAGCGTCAGTGCCGGTGCGGAGTTAGTTGCCGATGGCAATATTCATATTTACGGCATGATGCGCGGTCGCGCACTGGCCGGTGCGGGAGGCGACCGTGATTGCCAGATTTTTTGCACCAGCCTGTCCGCAGAGTTGGTTTCCATTGCCGGTGAATACTGGATTATGGACCAAATTCCCGCAGAGTTTTTTGGAAAAGCGTCGCGCCTTTGCCTGAAAGATGGCGCTTTAACGATACAAACATTGAATTAG
- the minD gene encoding septum site-determining protein MinD, with the protein MARIIVVTSGKGGVGKTTSSAAIATGLAQKGKKTVVIDFDIGLRNLDLIMGCERRVVYDFVNVIQGDATLNQALIKDKRTENLYILPASQTRDKDALTREGVEKVLNDLNGMDFDFVVCDSPAGIETGALMALYFADEAIITTNPEVSSVRDSDRILGIIASKSRRAENGEEPVKEHLLLTRYNPGRVNRGDMLSMEDVLEILRIPLAGVIPEDQSVLRASNQGEPVILDGESDAGKAYSDTVDRLLGEERPFRFIEEEKKGFLKRLFGG; encoded by the coding sequence ATGGCACGCATTATTGTAGTTACATCGGGTAAAGGGGGCGTTGGTAAGACCACGTCAAGCGCGGCCATCGCTACCGGTCTGGCCCAAAAAGGGAAGAAAACGGTGGTGATCGATTTTGATATCGGTCTGCGTAACCTGGATTTGATCATGGGCTGTGAACGCCGTGTGGTATATGACTTTGTGAACGTTATCCAGGGTGATGCCACACTTAACCAGGCGCTGATCAAAGATAAGCGTACCGAGAACCTCTATATCCTGCCGGCCTCACAGACGCGAGATAAAGATGCATTAACGCGTGAAGGCGTCGAAAAGGTACTGAATGACCTGAATGGCATGGATTTTGATTTTGTGGTGTGTGATTCACCGGCTGGGATTGAAACCGGCGCGCTGATGGCGCTCTACTTCGCCGATGAAGCGATTATTACCACTAACCCGGAAGTTTCGTCAGTACGCGATTCCGACCGTATTTTAGGCATTATCGCTTCAAAATCGCGTCGAGCGGAAAATGGCGAAGAACCGGTGAAAGAACACCTGTTGTTGACCCGCTATAATCCGGGGCGTGTTAACCGTGGCGACATGCTCAGCATGGAAGATGTGCTGGAAATTTTGCGCATTCCGTTGGCGGGCGTTATTCCGGAAGACCAATCCGTACTACGTGCGTCTAACCAGGGGGAGCCCGTCATTCTGGACGGCGAGTCCGATGCGGGCAAAGCCTACTCTGATACCGTTGACCGTTTGCTCGGTGAAGAACGTCCCTTCCGCTTCATTGAAGAAGAGAAGAAGGGTTTCCTGAAACGCCTGTTCGGGGGATAA
- the minE gene encoding cell division topological specificity factor MinE: protein MALLDFFLSRKKNTANIAKERLQIIVAERRRGDSEPHYLPQLKRDILEVICKYVKIDPEMVTVQLDQKGDDISILELNVTLPEVEETTK from the coding sequence ATGGCCTTACTTGATTTCTTTTTATCCCGTAAAAAGAACACTGCCAATATAGCCAAGGAACGGCTGCAAATCATTGTGGCAGAACGTAGAAGGGGCGATAGCGAGCCCCATTATCTGCCACAGTTGAAGCGAGATATACTGGAAGTGATTTGTAAATATGTGAAGATTGATCCGGAAATGGTAACGGTTCAGTTGGATCAAAAAGGCGATGATATTTCGATTCTGGAGCTGAACGTCACGCTACCGGAAGTGGAAGAAACCACGAAATGA
- the rnd gene encoding ribonuclease D, translating to MNYTFVTTNTALDTVCQAARQHSALALDTEFVRTRTYYPQLGLIQLYDGETISLIDPLTITDWAPFIALLRDRAVVKFLHAGSEDLEVFLNAFETLPQPMIDTQILAAFSGRPLSCGFATIVESFTGTVLDKSESRTDWLARPLTERQCEYAAADVFYLLPIAHQLMEATEAAGNMAAALSECELLCQRRAEFTVAEEAYRDISNAWQLRPRQLAALKLLAAWRLNLAREKDMAVNFVVREENLWKVARYLPGSLGELDHLGLSGHEIRFHGKTLVGLVAQANALEESVLPEPIMNIIDHPHYKKAFKALKALVQNVSERAGLSPELLASRRQINQLLSWHWKIKPRQRQPELLAGWRGELMEAEIGELLTEY from the coding sequence TTGAATTATACATTTGTCACCACCAATACGGCGCTGGATACTGTTTGCCAGGCCGCACGCCAGCATAGCGCGCTGGCATTGGATACGGAGTTCGTCCGTACCCGTACTTACTACCCACAGTTGGGGCTGATTCAGTTGTATGATGGCGAAACCATCTCGTTGATCGATCCGTTAACTATTACGGACTGGGCGCCGTTTATTGCTTTGTTACGCGATCGTGCCGTGGTCAAGTTTTTGCACGCCGGTAGCGAAGATCTTGAGGTGTTTTTAAATGCCTTTGAGACTTTGCCGCAGCCGATGATCGATACCCAAATTCTGGCCGCATTTAGCGGACGCCCGCTTTCCTGTGGGTTCGCGACCATTGTCGAGTCTTTCACCGGCACGGTGTTGGATAAAAGCGAATCGCGTACTGATTGGCTGGCACGCCCGCTAACTGAGCGGCAGTGCGAATATGCCGCCGCCGATGTGTTCTATCTGTTACCTATCGCCCACCAGCTAATGGAAGCGACCGAGGCGGCAGGGAATATGGCGGCAGCGCTTAGCGAGTGTGAACTACTTTGTCAGCGCAGGGCGGAGTTCACGGTGGCGGAAGAGGCGTATCGTGATATCAGTAATGCCTGGCAGCTGAGGCCGCGTCAGTTGGCGGCGCTCAAATTGCTGGCGGCCTGGCGGCTCAATCTGGCGCGTGAAAAAGATATGGCGGTGAATTTCGTGGTGCGTGAAGAGAACCTGTGGAAAGTGGCACGCTATTTACCGGGTTCACTTGGCGAACTTGACCATTTAGGGCTGAGTGGGCATGAAATCCGCTTTCATGGCAAAACGCTGGTGGGGTTAGTTGCGCAAGCTAATGCGCTGGAAGAGAGCGTATTACCCGAACCGATTATGAATATCATTGATCATCCCCATTACAAAAAAGCCTTTAAAGCGTTAAAAGCGTTGGTGCAAAACGTGAGTGAGCGGGCGGGGCTCAGCCCAGAGTTACTGGCATCGCGGCGTCAAATCAATCAGCTGTTAAGCTGGCACTGGAAAATTAAGCCGCGCCAACGGCAACCTGAATTGCTGGCCGGGTGGCGGGGAGAACTGATGGAAGCGGAGATCGGCGAACTGCTGACTGAATATTAA
- the fadD gene encoding long-chain-fatty-acid--CoA ligase FadD, giving the protein MNKVWLNRYPADVPAEINADRYTSLIDLFEQAAKRYADQPAFINMGQMMTFRKLEERSRAFAAYLQQGLGLKKGDRVALMMPNLLQYPIALFGILRAGMTVVNVNPLYTPRELQHQLTDSGASAIVIVSNFAHTLEKVVDKTQVKHVILTRMGDQLSPAKATLVNFVVKYVKRLVPKYNLPDAISFRSLLHKGYRMQYVRPEITNDALAFLQYTGGTTGVAKGAMLTHRNMQANLEQTKATYGSLLRDGKEFVVTALPLYHIFALTVNCFLFVELGGQNLLITNPRDIPGFVKELSKYPFTAITGVNTLFNALLNDKNFLELDFSSLRLSAGGGMSVQKAVAERWEKLTGHYLLEGYGLTECSPLVSVNPYDITCHNGSIGLPVPSTDIKLIDDEGHEVAAGEPGELCIKGPQVMSGYWQSPEATEEVLKNGWLRSGDIVTVDSEGFLRIVDRKKDMILVSGFNVYPNEIEDVLMQHPKVREAAAIGVPSDLSGEAVKVCVVKKDASLTKEELIDHCRRHLTGYKVPKIVEFREELPKTNVGKILRRELREEQGKTAHA; this is encoded by the coding sequence TTGAATAAGGTTTGGTTAAACCGTTATCCGGCCGATGTCCCGGCAGAGATTAACGCCGACCGTTATACGTCATTGATTGATTTGTTTGAGCAAGCCGCGAAGCGCTATGCCGATCAACCCGCCTTTATCAATATGGGGCAAATGATGACCTTTCGTAAGCTGGAAGAGCGCAGCCGTGCTTTTGCGGCTTATTTGCAACAAGGGTTAGGGTTGAAAAAGGGCGACCGTGTAGCGCTGATGATGCCCAATCTCCTGCAGTATCCGATTGCGCTGTTTGGCATATTACGAGCCGGTATGACGGTGGTGAACGTGAATCCGCTGTACACGCCGCGTGAATTACAGCATCAGCTTACTGATAGCGGCGCCAGCGCGATTGTGATTGTGTCTAACTTCGCCCACACGTTAGAAAAAGTGGTAGATAAGACCCAAGTGAAACACGTCATTCTGACGCGCATGGGCGATCAACTCTCACCCGCGAAGGCGACGTTGGTTAATTTTGTGGTGAAGTACGTTAAGCGGTTGGTGCCAAAGTACAATTTGCCGGATGCGATCTCTTTTCGCAGCTTACTGCACAAAGGGTACCGCATGCAGTATGTGCGGCCAGAGATTACTAATGATGCGCTGGCCTTTTTACAGTACACCGGCGGCACCACCGGCGTAGCAAAAGGCGCGATGCTGACCCATCGCAACATGCAGGCCAATCTCGAACAAACTAAAGCGACCTATGGTTCGTTGCTGCGTGATGGCAAGGAGTTCGTGGTCACGGCACTGCCGCTGTATCATATCTTTGCGCTGACGGTGAACTGTTTCCTGTTCGTTGAGCTCGGCGGGCAAAATTTGTTAATCACCAATCCGCGCGATATCCCTGGTTTTGTGAAAGAGTTGAGCAAATATCCGTTTACCGCCATTACCGGCGTGAATACGCTATTTAATGCGTTGTTGAACGATAAGAATTTCCTTGAGCTTGATTTCTCTTCCCTGCGCTTATCGGCTGGCGGCGGGATGTCGGTGCAAAAAGCCGTAGCTGAACGTTGGGAAAAACTGACCGGGCACTATCTGCTGGAAGGTTATGGTCTCACGGAGTGTTCACCGTTGGTATCGGTCAATCCGTATGATATTACCTGTCATAACGGCAGTATTGGCCTGCCGGTGCCGTCAACGGATATTAAACTTATCGACGATGAAGGGCATGAAGTTGCGGCTGGTGAGCCCGGTGAATTGTGCATCAAAGGGCCGCAGGTGATGTCTGGCTACTGGCAATCTCCTGAGGCGACGGAAGAGGTGCTAAAAAATGGATGGCTTCGCAGCGGTGATATTGTTACCGTTGATAGCGAAGGTTTTTTGCGGATTGTCGATCGCAAAAAAGACATGATTTTGGTTTCCGGGTTTAATGTCTACCCTAACGAAATCGAAGACGTGCTGATGCAGCATCCAAAAGTTCGTGAAGCGGCGGCGATTGGCGTGCCGAGCGATCTTTCCGGCGAAGCGGTAAAAGTCTGCGTGGTTAAAAAGGATGCCTCTTTAACCAAAGAGGAGTTGATTGACCACTGCCGCCGCCATTTGACCGGCTATAAGGTGCCAAAAATCGTCGAGTTTCGTGAAGAACTCCCGAAAACCAACGTCGGTAAGATCCTACGCCGTGAGTTGCGAGAAGAGCAGGGAAAAACCGCACACGCCTAG
- a CDS encoding Slp family lipoprotein translates to MRKRFTGFTGLLLLATALLAGCVSVPDSIKGTSPTPQQDLRRVLNAPQLYVGQESRFGGKVVKVTNLTGRTRLELATLPLDDTGRPQLGSASVGRIYADVNGFVDPVDFNNQMVTVVGPITGTEKGTIGEASYNFVVVNVTGFQRWHLRQQVVMPPQPMDPWIWYGPTRHHRGYWGPSPWYGYYNTGPAQVQTILTE, encoded by the coding sequence ATGCGTAAACGTTTTACCGGTTTTACTGGCTTGCTATTGCTGGCCACCGCTTTGCTTGCCGGCTGTGTATCGGTTCCTGATTCAATTAAGGGCACGTCGCCAACACCGCAACAAGATTTAAGGCGCGTGCTAAATGCGCCGCAGTTATACGTTGGGCAGGAGTCACGTTTTGGCGGTAAAGTAGTGAAAGTGACCAATCTTACTGGCCGCACGCGGCTCGAATTGGCGACTTTGCCGTTGGATGATACCGGGCGCCCACAATTAGGTAGCGCCTCAGTGGGGCGGATTTATGCCGATGTTAACGGTTTTGTCGACCCGGTTGATTTCAATAATCAGATGGTTACCGTGGTTGGGCCGATTACCGGAACCGAGAAGGGAACCATCGGCGAGGCAAGCTATAACTTTGTGGTAGTTAATGTCACCGGCTTTCAGCGCTGGCATTTGCGACAGCAGGTTGTCATGCCGCCGCAACCCATGGATCCCTGGATTTGGTATGGCCCGACGCGTCACCATCGCGGTTACTGGGGGCCGAGCCCATGGTATGGGTACTACAATACCGGCCCAGCCCAGGTGCAAACTATCCTGACCGAGTGA